In Streptomyces sp. NBC_00483, a single window of DNA contains:
- a CDS encoding glycoside hydrolase family 3 protein, whose product MRHTDTTTRSGRRRRGRRAALLTVSALAAGLLPLTGSASASAADDPAPTPVDRFEGEVPFATQPAEGIFTWGGDTDDHPKLELKERADAPEGTKVLEGAYDISGYGGFSHDYAADKPAHDWSAHKGIRLWWYGDNSGRKLTYELKDGGAHGEASELWTTSFTDDFTGWKQVELPFTQFEYRTDYQPVGGIDHVLGLDKMWGYAVTLPTGTQSQFAMDGVELYGKADQSLRAQVATDAAVYPVKEGGSAAVKLSVTTTGNVPIEDPVTIEYATGGGTADAGKDYTPVTGKVTFPAGTASGAAKTVTVATSKDSARSETAETIPLKLTVTGAKPPAESPQVVIDAHGLTYLDAKAPIKRRVADLVSRMSLEEKVGQMTQAERAALKSPGDIASHNLGSLLSGGGSVPTPNTPDAWAKMIDDYQLRAQATRFQIPLIYGVDAVHGHNNVVGATIMPHNIGIGATRDPQLAEKTGAVTASEVRATGVPWDFAPCLCVSRDERWGRSYEAFGEDPALVESMETVIKGFQGRANGSDLDRNDKVLATAKHFVGDGGTEYGSSTTGSYTIDQGVTKVTKQELEAVHLAPFGDAVKRGVGTVMPSYSSLDIIGDDQGPVKMHANAAMINGELKKKLGFEGFVISDYAGIDQIPGDYASDVRTSINAGLDMIMVPNAYADFEKALLAETTAGRISEARVNDAVSRILTQKFKLGLFEQPYADTSNSDQIGGAAHRAVAREAAAKSQVLLKNDGNVLPLKKSQKVYVAGSNADDIGNQTGGWTISWQGSSGKITDGTTILQAMKKAAPGATVDYSKDASAPTAGHDVGVVVVGETPYAEGVGDVGNGHDLELSAADKAAVDKVCGAMKCVVLVVSGRPQLLGDRLGDVDGLIASWLPGTEGDGVADVLYGKKSFTGQLPVTWPKSEAQLPINVGDASYDPQFPYGYGLTTKATGGGSGERGLVDKARLKVQEKAGGKVTEAWAKPFAEAEHLALTGDYKGALKKLAAAYKAA is encoded by the coding sequence TTGCGTCACACCGACACCACCACCAGATCCGGCCGCAGAAGGCGCGGAAGACGCGCGGCCTTACTCACCGTCTCGGCGCTCGCGGCGGGCCTGCTGCCGCTGACCGGCAGCGCGTCCGCCTCCGCCGCCGACGACCCCGCACCCACCCCCGTCGACCGCTTCGAGGGCGAGGTGCCCTTCGCCACGCAGCCCGCCGAGGGCATCTTCACCTGGGGCGGTGACACCGACGACCATCCGAAGCTCGAACTCAAGGAGCGCGCGGACGCGCCCGAGGGCACCAAGGTCCTCGAAGGCGCCTACGACATCAGCGGCTACGGCGGCTTCAGTCACGACTACGCCGCCGACAAGCCGGCCCACGACTGGTCGGCGCACAAGGGCATCCGCCTGTGGTGGTACGGCGACAACTCGGGCCGAAAGCTGACCTACGAGCTCAAGGACGGCGGCGCGCACGGCGAGGCGTCCGAGCTGTGGACGACGTCGTTCACCGACGACTTCACCGGCTGGAAGCAGGTCGAGCTGCCCTTCACTCAGTTCGAGTACCGCACGGACTACCAGCCCGTCGGCGGCATCGACCACGTCCTCGGGCTCGACAAGATGTGGGGCTACGCGGTCACGCTGCCCACCGGCACGCAGAGCCAATTCGCCATGGACGGCGTGGAGTTGTACGGCAAGGCCGACCAGTCGCTGCGCGCGCAGGTGGCGACGGACGCGGCCGTGTACCCGGTGAAGGAGGGCGGTTCGGCGGCGGTGAAGCTGTCGGTCACCACCACAGGGAACGTGCCGATCGAGGACCCCGTCACCATCGAGTACGCCACCGGCGGCGGCACCGCCGACGCGGGCAAGGACTACACACCGGTCACCGGCAAGGTCACCTTCCCGGCGGGCACCGCGTCCGGCGCGGCCAAGACCGTCACGGTCGCCACCAGCAAGGACTCGGCCAGGTCCGAGACCGCCGAGACGATCCCGCTGAAGCTGACCGTCACCGGCGCCAAGCCGCCCGCCGAGTCCCCGCAGGTCGTCATCGACGCGCACGGACTCACGTACCTCGACGCGAAGGCCCCGATCAAAAGGCGCGTCGCCGACCTCGTCTCCCGGATGTCCCTGGAGGAGAAGGTCGGCCAGATGACGCAGGCCGAGCGCGCCGCCCTCAAGTCTCCCGGCGACATCGCGAGCCACAACCTCGGGTCGCTGCTCTCCGGCGGCGGCTCCGTGCCGACACCGAACACGCCCGACGCCTGGGCCAAGATGATCGACGACTACCAACTCCGGGCACAGGCAACGCGGTTCCAGATCCCGCTGATCTACGGCGTGGACGCGGTGCACGGACACAACAACGTCGTCGGCGCCACGATCATGCCGCACAACATCGGCATCGGCGCGACCCGCGATCCCCAACTGGCCGAGAAAACCGGGGCAGTTACCGCCTCCGAGGTGCGTGCGACCGGCGTCCCGTGGGACTTCGCGCCCTGCCTGTGCGTAAGCCGCGACGAACGCTGGGGCCGCTCCTACGAGGCGTTCGGCGAGGACCCGGCCCTCGTCGAGTCCATGGAGACCGTGATCAAGGGCTTCCAGGGCCGCGCGAACGGCAGCGACCTGGACCGCAACGACAAGGTGCTCGCCACGGCGAAGCACTTCGTCGGCGACGGCGGCACCGAGTACGGCTCCTCCACCACCGGCTCGTACACCATCGACCAGGGCGTCACGAAGGTGACGAAGCAGGAGCTGGAGGCCGTACACCTGGCACCCTTCGGCGACGCCGTGAAGCGCGGTGTCGGCACGGTCATGCCCTCGTACTCCTCGCTCGACATCATCGGCGACGACCAGGGCCCCGTGAAGATGCATGCCAACGCGGCAATGATCAATGGGGAGTTGAAGAAGAAGCTCGGCTTCGAAGGCTTCGTGATCAGCGACTACGCGGGCATCGACCAGATCCCCGGCGACTACGCCTCCGACGTCCGTACGTCGATCAACGCGGGCCTCGACATGATCATGGTGCCGAACGCCTACGCCGACTTCGAGAAGGCCCTGCTCGCCGAGACCACCGCGGGCCGGATCAGCGAGGCGCGCGTGAACGACGCGGTCTCCCGCATCCTCACGCAGAAGTTCAAGCTCGGCCTCTTCGAGCAGCCGTACGCCGACACGAGCAACAGCGACCAGATCGGCGGCGCCGCGCACCGCGCTGTGGCACGGGAGGCGGCGGCGAAGTCGCAGGTCCTCCTGAAGAACGACGGGAACGTGCTGCCGCTGAAGAAGTCCCAGAAGGTCTACGTCGCCGGGTCCAACGCCGATGACATCGGCAACCAGACCGGTGGCTGGACCATCTCCTGGCAGGGCTCGTCCGGGAAGATCACGGACGGCACCACGATCCTCCAGGCGATGAAGAAGGCCGCGCCCGGCGCGACGGTCGACTACTCGAAGGACGCCTCGGCGCCCACCGCCGGGCACGACGTCGGTGTGGTGGTCGTCGGCGAGACCCCGTACGCGGAGGGCGTCGGCGACGTCGGCAACGGGCACGACCTGGAGCTCTCCGCGGCCGACAAGGCGGCGGTGGACAAGGTCTGCGGCGCCATGAAGTGCGTCGTGCTCGTGGTCTCGGGGCGGCCGCAGCTGCTCGGCGACCGGCTCGGGGACGTCGACGGGCTCATCGCGTCCTGGCTGCCGGGCACGGAGGGCGACGGCGTCGCCGACGTCCTCTACGGCAAGAAGTCCTTCACCGGCCAACTCCCGGTCACCTGGCCGAAGTCGGAGGCCCAACTGCCCATCAACGTGGGCGACGCCTCGTACGATCCGCAGTTCCCGTACGGGTACGGCCTCACGACGAAGGCGACCGGCGGCGGGAGCGGTGAGCGGGGCCTGGTGGACAAGGCGCGGCTCAAGGTCCAGGAGAAGGCGGGCGGCAAGGTGACGGAGGCGTGGGCCAAGCCGTTCGCCGAGGC